The nucleotide window GTCCCGTACACGGGGACTTCGATCATCACGGCGCCAATCCCCGTGGCCACGATCCCTCCCAGCGGCACCGCGCCTGGGACAATCGTCTACGCGGACCCTCCGACAACGGCGGACTATGTGTTTTCGACGGTCTTCCTCACCGCTGCGGATGCCCCCGAGGAGACGACGTTCACTTCCATCGCACCCAGCGGCACGACGCCCGGCCTGATTGTCGTCGGCAGGCGAGCATTGTTCGTCACGGTCACGAGGCCTTATACTGGAACAGACCTCCCTACTGGAGTTTCAACGGTGTCGATAGTCCAGCCGTCCGGAACGGAGCCCGGTACGGTCTATCTCCAAGTCCCAATCACGACAGTATCGGTTCCAACTACAACAGACGCGTCTAGTTCCTCGGCATCAACTACGAGCGAGGAGACTTCTAGCGAGGTATCCAGTAGCGAGTCTACATTTTCGACCGAATCAAACTCTTCTCCAGACTCTGCAACCGCAGAGACGACGTCCACTACGTCGTCGCTCTCGTCTGATACAGAAACAACGTCAAGCACGTTCAGCAGCTCCAGTTCTGAGTCCACGTCGGTGTCATCAGAACCGCTCTCGACCACAGCCTCTAGCTCGGAACTCGACGCaacatcgacgacgtcggcaaGTTCCTCGACAAGTGAGACCTCGGAAACCTCAACCGAGTCCAGCACTGAGAACGTTTTGACATCTTCAAGCACTTCTTCCGCCTCCGAATCCTCTTCCGAGTCCTTGGCTTCCTCTTCCACAACCAGCTCAGGCTCGCCCAGCAGCACTTCCACAACCGAGGAAACAAGCACCTCGGAGACCTCGACGATTGAAACTagctcttcgacctcgacaacTTCCTCGATTGAGTCAGAGTCAGGGTCTTCCAGCTCTTCAACCTCACTCGACTCTGAGATTACTCCCTCTttcgtcaccaccaccgtgCTGTACACCGGCAGCGAGACCCTTACCGGACCTACCCCCATTTCGACCATCTCACCGGTTGGCACTCAACCAGGCACCGTGATCATCGGGACACCGCTCTTCGCCTCTTTCGTTTCGACGACAGTCGCCTACACCGGCACCGAGGTCTTGACCGGCCCGATCCCGGTGTCCACGATCCCGCCCAGCGGGACTCAACCAGGCACCCTGGTTTTCGCGACCCAAGTCCTCGAGAGCAGCTCTGCCTCCTTTGTCACAACCACGGTCGCTTACACGGGCAGCGAGACTCTGACGGGACCTTCGGCCCTGACAACCATCCCTCCCAGCGGAACGCAGCCGGGCACCGTGGTCATTGCGACGCCTGTCTCGGAGGGCCTCGTCTCCTTCGTCACAACCACGGTCCCATTCACGGGCACCGACGTGTTGACGGGCCCCTCGACTTTGACAACGATCCTGCCTACCGGCACCGAGCCAGGGACCGTCGTGGTCGTCACGCCGCTCTCCTCAGCAAGCCTGGAAGCCTCCTTCGTCACCACGACGGTGGCTTACACGGGAAGCGATGTCATCACCGAGCCGACGCTCATCGCCAGCATCCCGCCCAGCGGCACTCAACCTGGAACTCTCGTTTTCGGGACTCAAGCGTCCGTGGCGCCGGCTTCCTTCGTCACGACGACCGTCCTTTATACCGGAAGCGACACCATCACCGGCCCCGTCCCGTTGACCACGATTGCGCCGGCGGGAACGAACGCCGGGACAGTCGTCATCGCCACACCGGCCTCGGATCCCGGCTACGTCACGTCAACCGTGTTGTACACCGGAAGCGATCCCATCTCCGAGCCGACGGTCATCAGCactgtgccgccggttggtACGACGCCTGGCACACTCATCGTGGCCACCCCGGCTTCGGTCGAGGCGGCTTCATATGTCACCACCACTGTTCCATACTCTGGAAGTGAAACGATAACTGGCGCCATCGCTATATCAACCGTTGCCCCAGTTGGATCTACACCGGGCACAATCATTGTGGCCACCCCCGTGTCCGTCGAAGCAGCATCGTACGTCACAACCACCGTTCTCTACTCTGGAAGCGACACGATAACTGGTGTCGTCGCTATATCAACTGTTGCTCCTGTCGGCACAACACCCGGTACTATCATTCTGGCCACTCCGGCTTCCGTTGAGCCCGCTTCGTATGTCACCGCCACTGTCCCGTACTCTGGCAGTGACACGATaaccggcgccgtcgccattTCGACTGTGGCCCCAGTTGGCACAACACCCGGCACGATCATCCTGGCCACTCCAGCGTCAGTGGAAGCCGCTTCATACGTGACAACTACCGTCCCTTACTCCGGAAGCGATACGATAACCGGTGCCATTGCCATCTCAACCGTCGCTCCCGTTGGAACTGTACCGGGCACTGTGATTTTTGCGACTCCGGTCTCCATATCCAGCTCGAGCCTTTCAGAATCATATGTCACGACCACCGTCCTTTACTCTGGCACTGACACAATCACCGGCGCCACCACCGTATCAACCGTTGCCCCTGTTGGTTCTGCACCAGGGACATACATCGTGGCCACTCCAGCCTCGGTTGCGGCTGCCTCGTATGTCACAACGACTATCCCCTATACAGGCAGCGAGCCCATCACTGGCGCGACTACCTTGACCACCATCCCCCCCAGTGGAAGCATCGACGGGACTGTCATTGTTGCGACCCCTGggtccagcagcagcagcagcagcagcagcagcagcagctccgaCGTGTCGCCGTCGTACGTGACTACCACGGTCTTGTACTCGGGGACCGATTCCATCACCGGCCCGGTCCCGGTTTCAACGGTCCCTCCGAGCGGGaccgtcgccggcaccatcgtcttcgccatccCCGCGTCAAGCTCCGAGGAGCCTCCTGTGTCTTATGTCACCACGACGGTGCCGTACACGGGAAGCGACACGATCACGGGTCCGACTGTGCTGTCGACAGTCTCACCAAGCGGCGGCAATGCCGGGACGGTGATCGTAGCCACTCCGGTCTCGAGCTCATCCACCTCCGAGCCCTTCACCTCGTTCGTCACCACCACGGTCTTCTATCAAGGAACAGAGCCCATCACCGGACCGGTGCCCATCTCAACCATCCCACCGGCCGGTACTACGCCCGGGACGCTCGTCATTGCAATTCCGTCTTCTCAGTCGTCCAGCACGACGGTATCCGAGGCCTCAACCTCCTCTTCGGAGCCGGTTCAGTCAAGTTCGGACTCTagcacgtcgtcgtcgtcatcatcatcgtcgtcgttggagcCTAGTACTTCCACGTCTGAATCAACGACTTCGACAGCATCGTCTGAGTCCACCACTCTCGGCGCGCCAACCAGTTCATCGGAATCCACAACTTCCACGTCAGAGTTCGAGTCCAGCACCACCTCCCAGTCTGCCACGAGCAGCACGTCAAGTATTACCTCAGACTCCAGCACTTCCccgtccgagtccgagtccgcAACAAGTTCGTCCTCTAGCTCTGTTGCAACTACTTCAAGCTCTACAACATCAGAAgccgtctcctcgacctcggaaTCCAACAGTTCCACTAGCAGTTCCACAACTGAGGTCTCCACGTCAAGCTCGGATTTCCCAACTTCATTTGTCACCACAACCGTTCTGTACACCGAGAGCTTCATCACAGGCCCGACTCCCCTCACGACGGTCCCGCCAAGCGGTACGTTCGCCGGGACGGTCATTATTGGAACGCCTCCGTCGGTCCTTGCCGCCTATGTCACCACGACAGTCCTGTTCACGGGTAGCGAGGTGATAACGGAGCCGACGATCCTGACCACGGTCCCGCCCAGCGGAACGGTCTCGGGAACCGTCATCATCGCTACCccggcctcggtctcggcgacTTACGTCTTCACCACAGTCTTGTACGACGGCAGTGTTCCGATCACCGGCCCGACAGCCCTCACCACCATTGCGCCCAGCGGCACGATCGCAGGAACCGTGATTTTCGGCACCCCTGCGTCGGCCGTCACCTCGTACGTCACCACGACCGTTCCATACACCGGAACGGAGCAGATCACGGGGCCCATCGCCATACAAACGATCCTCCCGAGCGGCACCAACGCCGGTACCGTGGTTGTGGCCACTCCCGCTCCGGCGGTCACCTCGTTCGTGACCACGACCATCTTGTTCCAGGGGCCAGAGGAGATCACAGGCCCGACTACGCTGACCACCATCCCCCCCAGCGGCACGAACGCAGGCACCGTCATCGTGGCCACCCCTGTGCCGCCGGAAACATCGTACGTGACCACGACGGTGCTGTACACTGGTCCCCAGACCTTGGCTGGGCCGACCACTCTCTCGAGCGTCCCTCCACGCGGCACCACGCCCGGTACCATCATAATCGGCACCCCGGCACCTCGATTCGTGACCTCGGAAGTCCTGTACAGCGGCACTGGCGTCCTGACTGGGCCCAGCACCATTTCCACGGTACCCCCGAGCGGTACGGCCGCTGGGACTTACATCGTCGccacgccggcggccgtctATGTCACTTTGGAGCAGTTCTATACCGGAGCTGATGGGGCCGTCTCCACGCCCACGGTGGTCTCTACCATCCCGCCCAGTGGCACCGCGCCAGGCACTttcatcgtcgtcaatcCGGCCGTGTTCGTCACCTCTCGAGTGTTGTACACCGGGACAGACACCGCCGTCACCGCTCCCACGGCTGTCTCCACGATCCTGCCGAGCGGAAGCACACCGGGCACAATCATCGTGGCTAGTCCCGGCATTTATGTGACGTCGTCGGTGATTTATACCGGGACGGACCCGGCGTTCTCCGCTCGGACTACGGTTTCCACGATTCTGCCGAGCGGAAGTGCACCGGGGACATTCGTTGTGGTCAATCCAGCAGTCTATGTCACTTCGACAGTGCTTTACACCGGCACAGATCCGGCGTTCACGGCACCCGCTCCGGTCTCGACTATCCCACCCAGCGGCACAGCTGCTGGTACAATCATCGTAGCCAGTCCCGGTGTCTACGTTACCTCCACAGTGCTCTATACCGGCACAAACCCGGCATTCACGGCGCCGACCCCGGTCTCGACTATTCTGCCCAGCGGTACGGTTGCCGGGACAGTCATCGTGGCCAGCCCTGCTTCTTACGTCACGTCGTCGGTGCTCTATACCGGGACGGACCCGGCATTCACGGTACCGGCTCCGATTTCAACTATCCCACCCAGCGGGACGGCCGCCGGAACAATCATCGTAGCCAGTCCCGGAGTTTACGTTACCTCTACAGTGCTCTACACCGGCACAGACCCGGCGTTCACGGCACCGGCCCCGGTCTCGACTATCCGGCCCAGCGGCACGGCTGCAGGGACCATCATTGTAGCCAGTCCCGCTTCCTACGTTACCTCCACAGTGCTATACAGCGGCAGTGCAACTATTTTCAGCCCCTCGGTGATATCTACGGTGCCACCCGTCGGCACGCAACCAGGCACAATCATTGTAGCTACGCCCGCGCCTCGCTTTGTCACATCCCAAGTTCTGTACAGCGGTACTGAGACGCTCACGGGAGCGACGACTATATCAACCGTTGCGCCCAGCGGGAGCGCGGCTGGCACGTACATCGTTGCAACTCCTGCTTCCTATGTCACCTCCACAGTGCTATACAGCGGCAGTGCAACTATTTTCAGCCCCTCGGTGATATCTACAATACCACCCGTCGGCACGCAACCAGGCACAATCATTGTGGCCACGCCTGCCCCTCGTTATGTCACTTCGCAAGTCTTGTACACTGGCTCAGAGGCCCTTACAGGACAGACTACCTTGTCGACTATTTCCCCCAGCGGGAGTGTGGCTGGCACTTACATCGTGGCAACTCCTGCTTCCTACGTCACCTCCGAGGTCTTGTATACCGGCACCGGAACACTCTCGGGCCCTTCACCAATCTCCACGGTGCAGCCCGTTGGTACGACGCCGGGCACAATCATCGTGGCAACCCCGGCGCCTCGTTTCGTGACTTCCAGAGTCGTCTATACTGGTACCGAGGCACTCACTGGAGAAACAACGCTCTCGACGGTTGCTGCCTCCGGGACGACGCCGGGCACTTACATCGTGGCGAGCCCGGCCTCCATCTACGTGACTTCCACCGTTGTGTACACTGGCTCAGACACGATCTCGGAGCCGACAGTGATCTCGACGGTCCCTCCCGTTGGAACGAGGCCAGGCACCATCATTCTGGCAGCTCGCTATGTCACGTCCTTGGTAGACTACCAGGGCACCGTCCCGATCACGGGCCCCACGGCGATATCGACGGTCGGGCCCTCGGGCACGGCACCGGGTaccttcatcatcgccacCCAAGCAGCCATCTTCGTCACGTCTTCAGTCCAGTACTCTGGATCCGGCACGATCAGCGGCccctcggccatctcgacgATCCCGCCCGTCGGCACGCGGGCCGGCACGATCATCGTGGCCACTCCGCCCCCGGAACCCTCGTACATTACGACGACCATCTTCCTCACGGCCTCCGACGCGCCCGAGACTACCACCGTCGCGTCCATCCCGCCGAGCGGCACGAACCCCGGCACGATCGTCGTGGGCAGGCGAGCAGTGTTCGTGACCGTCGTCGGCCCCTACACCGGGACGGCGAGTGTGCCCACGGGCTCGACGACCGTTTCGATTGTCCAACCCAGCGGCACTCAGCCTGGCACGGTGTACGTGCAgacaccgacgacgacggtggcgaggTCGACAACGGCTACGTCCAGTTCATCCTCGACCGTGACTTCCACCAGCACTACTACGTCCATCTCATCCACAGTGGCTTCAAGTACCAGTAGCTCATCACCGTCGAGTACTGCGTCGAGTACTGCATCCTCGACAAGTTCGAgctcgtcttcttccagtTCGTcaagcagctcctcgagtAGCTCATCGACCAGCGTCACCGTCAACCCAGCCACCTTACTTCCCTCCAGTAGCACCACGTCAACCTCATCAACCGTGCCTACAAGTACAAGTAGctcatcatcgccttcgAGCTCGGCTTCATCTACAAGCTCAAGCTCGTCCTCAAGCTCGCCTGCTGGCACTGCCATCAACACACTGCTGACGACGTCCACCGGTTCCACGCTCTCTACACTGACGAGGTCCACTTCCTCATCCACGTCGTCTACTTCTCCTGCGtcaacttcttcttcatctagtacttcctcctcctcctcgacctcgtcgtcgtcctcgtcttcgtctccgtcgtcgtcgtcgtcgtcctctcctTCGTCAACTTCTTCTAGCacctctccttcttcatcCAGCACTTCATCTCGAACTTCTACAACAAGTACtaccacgtcgtcgtcgagctcttcctcttcatcctcaagctcttcatcttcatcttcaacctctccttcttcgtcgtcgagcagttCATCCACTACCTCCTCTTCTCGGACtacaaccaccaccacaacctcACCGTCCAGCTCTTCGTCCAGCTCTTCATCCAGCCCCTCTTcaacttcttcttcgacttcttcgtcAAGGACCAGCAGTAGCTCAAGCTCAAGTTCAAGCTCAAGCTCAAGCTCGACATCAAgctcgacatcgtcatccaCTCGCACCACCACAAgctccaccaccaccaccagtagcagcagcagcagcagtagcagctCATCGTCCACCCGCATTGTCGCTTCTGCTACGCGTGGACCTGCCTTCTCCTGTCCTACAACTGGCTTCCTCATCCAGACTCGCACGCTCTTCTCTCTGAATCTCGCTTCCGGTGCCCGAACCCAGATCGCCGACAACATCGGTGGCGATACGAATCGCAACATCAACGCCATGGGTTACAACGCCAGGGAGGAGTACCTCTACGCGGTCAGCCAGGACAGCGACGACTACAAGGTCATCCGCATTCTCGCCAACGGCTCAACGCAAGACGTCGCACCGATCAGGAAGCTCACGCCGAATCTGTTCAATTCGggagacgtcgacgagaacggcCAGTACTGGATCTCGACCGGCGGTTTGGATTGGTACCAGTACAACTTGAACCCGGGCACGGCTGGCTACGGCACCCTCGTCGGCAGCGGAACCCTTGCCGGCACGGGCGGTTACACAATCGGCGACTGGACAgtcgtccccggcgccggcggtggtgatCTGTGGTCCCTCGGTGTGAGCGGGAAGAGCGCGTTCCTCCTGCGCTGGAACAAGACCACCAAGCTCTTCACGGTCGTTCGCGAGCTCGGCAACCTGACGGGCGCCTCCGGAACGACGGTTCCCTTCTGGGGTGCCTCCTACGCGACGAACGACGGcttcctcttcgccgtcgagaacGGGAGTGGCCAGATCTGGCGTATTTCCGTGGCCGGCACCGTTCCCAACCTCAGACTGAACGACGCTCCGGCCAGTAGTCAAAACGACGGTGCAAGGTGCTTAGACTCGGGCGCCATCGCTGTCTGATCCTAAGCATGAGCCAGATACCGATCTGGGCTTTCCAATACCAACTCGTCGCACAAGATATGCGCCAAAATTTTCTTATGTTTTTTCTCTGTATTTTACGGTTAACTATATGGTTCAGGAGTTCGGCTGAGGGGATGGAATAACAGGCCCCGGAACAATAAATGTGACCTAGACTCCTTTTCTATCTTTAATTATCTAAATCTAATTTGCCATAATTCAAAATACTTTCCGCCGAGGAATCTATTACTTGCTCAACCGGCAATTTCGCTTCAGCAGTCTGTGAGAGCGTTCTTGTTCTTGCGCACCAACGAGCTCATTGAGAGCACTTTGCAAGCCTTCCTTACCTTTCGTCTCGTGTTTCGTCTTCCCAAAAGTCTGCTAAAAGGTTTGCGCACAGCCTGTTGTTCGCCCGGTCTAGTACCCACACGGTATTGGGGTGTCCAAATGGCTCCATTATCATCATCGATTCTCCCCGCGTAACTACCAGATACTGGCCCTCGATACGTGTAAATGGCTTAGCGGCTAGCTCTATTAAAGTGGCCATGTAACCTATTTTGAGTGAATCTCCTTCTTATCTGTAGATCTGTGCTGCTCGGCAAAGATGAAAAGCGAGGTGTAGTCTTTACAAGTATGCCGGTAGCCCCATCCAGTGCTTCCGATGTCGTTGGCTGGCTTCCATTCCAGAGTCGTGTCGCCAGCGCACATAACACTCTGCCGCAAGTAGTCCCAGCAGTGCGAAAGGTGAGTTGTGTTTACCTTGTCAAGATGGCCATCCCGGGCATTAAAGAAACCGGATCGGGTCATATACTAGAACGCCAAGCTCCATCAGCCAATGTTCCATTCCGTGTCAGTATGGCATCTCCTGGTACTACTTACCAAGCAATGAAGTTGGTGAAAGACAGACAGCAATGCCTTCTTTTCGGGTATACTTTTATCCAATCCAGGCATGTATGGCAGTTCGTCTTCCGTTGTAACATTAACCCACCCTTTGCCCACTAGGATCAGTAGATTCATTGTTAGCTGGATAACCCCCAGTTTGACCGTCGTGGGCCGCGACGACAGTCATCTTTGCGCCAAAAAAGCCAGCGCCGAGGTACAGGGGCATTACTTACTCGGTATGAGTCTGGTCCACGCTGCTTCTGATTGTTCGTTGGGCTCCTCGCCAAAAACTCTCTGGAATTGGAAAGTTTGCTTGGTATATCTTTCTGGCGGCATCCACGACGGTGGAGTGGGAGTAAAGTTGGCTCGTGCAGTAAGTATCAACGCGACGCAGAAGCAAAAGTTCGACAGGACGAGAAGGCTCATTGTAATGCACATTGGAGTAACCGATCGACGCTTGCGTGGACACGGGGGCTCGGGGGAATCTGCCGACATTTCAAGAAGGCGTTCCTTTTCTTCCCGTCCTGTGATCAGAAACGGAATTTTAGATTCCTCTGTCGTAACGTCCGCCATTGTGCCTGGTCCCGTTGTCGTTGAAAGAAGTAAACCCGTCCAGTAGGTCACAAACAAGACGAGACGGGATGGCAGTTGAAGATCGTCGTGCTGTTTTCAAGACGAGATTtggcgccaacgccggcgccgtgacCGTCCCCGGAGGCCTTGAGCAAGCATCTTGATGGTTCCCTAGAAAGTCAAAGTGACAGCGCGAACTTTGTAACGACGAGAGTTTATAGTCGCATTGTGAATTTCCTCGAGAACACTGGTGTTTACGCATCAACTCAGAAAGCTACACGACTCGTCTCACACTAGTATTTAATGCCTCTCACTCGACTTTGGCGCTGGAAAGTAACTTTGTCACGAGAATGCGCGCCAATGACTTGGTTTCCAAACCCAGTTCCATTCTCAGTCACGGGAAGTACCGTATCGTGGGATTCCAGTGGACTTTGTCAAGTCCGGTTACCTGAAAAGCAGCCGATGCCTTTCTATCGTTGACCGTTGACGAAAACCCCCCGCTGATCTACGTGCTCCCGTTTGGCTGTTCGTCCTGAAGGTGGACAATCACACATCCCACTTCGTCTCCCATCGTCCTACGCAATCGCCGCCCAAACAACATGACCCACCCAAGATTATCAAAGTGGTTTTCGGGCTCTGCGTACATCCCGGTGTCGAACCACGACCGAGATGAACGAGATGCCGGTGTGACTTACAAGGACGAAGAGGGGGCGACGACGGAACAGGCTCACCTTGGGTCCTCGTCAAAGCCGGCTTCGAGGGAGATCACTGCCCCGTCAGGCGTTTTCGCTTCTTTCAAGAATGCCACGCCTTCCTTGAAAGTCAACGGTCTGATGCTGTTGGGCATTCTTTGCTTGTTGGGATTCATCATTGCTCTTGCGGTGCCCTCGGCGCATCATTCCCACGCGTCGCTTCGAAGGCCCCCCAAACAACACCCGCATGGGATGCAACACCACGAGGCACAAGACAGGCCAAAACAAGTGCCTCATGTGCCCCAATGCGGCTCAACACCCGTGGAAGCAAAAACGCGTAGCTGCATGTTTGAGCAGCAACTCGGGGCCTGGGTGCCTCAAGCCTGCGCTTGGAAGGAGATTGTTGACGAGTTTCTTGACGTGGTCGGCGACATATATGCCGAGTGGT belongs to Colletotrichum higginsianum IMI 349063 chromosome 5, whole genome shotgun sequence and includes:
- a CDS encoding Tat pathway signal sequence; the protein is MADVTTEESKIPFLITGREEKERLLEMSADSPEPPCPRKRRSVTPMCITMSLLVLSNFCFCVALILTARANFTPTPPSWMPPERYTKQTFQFQRVFGEEPNEQSEAAWTRLIPMGKGWVNVTTEDELPYMPGLDKSIPEKKALLSVFHQLHCLYMTRSGFFNARDGHLDKVNTTHLSHCWDYLRQSVMCAGDTTLEWKPANDIGSTGWGYRHTCKDYTSLFIFAEQHRSTDKKEIHSK
- a CDS encoding cell agglutination protein mam3, with the translated sequence MLRPLIRSASSESVFYDTLQVPFTGTEELTAPVPISTVSPSGNIRGTIIYAARFVTTTILYTPTGDEPTTPVPLSTIQPSGTVSGTVIIGTPAPASFITTTIPYSPTGSDVTGLVTLTTLPASGTQPALVVIGSPLAQAVFITTTVTSSVPGPTTVTTIQPSGTEPGLVIIAVPNSLESSTTSATSSDAESTSSSEVSSDVVSTTSSIPASTTESTESSETSSSTESSVSSTDASTSSSVQDSSSSITDVESATTDSTSLVSSTLSTSSSEVTSSTEPSSTEASNTGTSSAESSTITEPSITETSSTGSSSTELSSTESSSAESSSTETSSTETSSTESSSTETSNTATSSTESSSAENSSTGSSSTVTSSTDSSSTETSSTETISTETSSTESSRADSSSTETGSTSSSTTESSSTATSSADATSTTDSSSTEASSIESTSTESTSTESSSITESSSTETFSTETTSSTDTSSTGLSSTEASSSATDISSSESSSETSSSASQTTISTDTSSTTAASSSSEDALSTTSDSSTSASETTTSDTSTADTSTSEITPAPYITSEVFDTSVTAPITISTVLPTGSSPGVYIVVNPASYVTSEVTYTGSESLTAPSTLSTIPPSGTAPGTFIVARPAALYVTSQLIYTGPSSIDEPVPVSTIEPSGGSPGTVIVAVPASFYTTSTVIYTGTEDSFAVPTAISTVAPSGTARGTVLFAARYAVARVPYTGTSIITAPIPVATIPPSGTAPGTIVYADPPTTADYVFSTVFLTAADAPEETTFTSIAPSGTTPGLIVVGRRALFVTVTRPYTGTDLPTGVSTVSIVQPSGTEPGTVYLQVPITTVSVPTTTDASSSSASTTSEETSSEVSSSESTFSTESNSSPDSATAETTSTTSSLSSDTETTSSTFSSSSSESTSVSSEPLSTTASSSELDATSTTSASSSTSETSETSTESSTENVLTSSSTSSASESSSESLASSSTTSSGSPSSTSTTEETSTSETSTIETSSSTSTTSSIESESGSSSSSTSLDSEITPSFVTTTVLYTGSETLTGPTPISTISPVGTQPGTVIIGTPLFASFVSTTVAYTGTEVLTGPIPVSTIPPSGTQPGTLVFATQVLESSSASFVTTTVAYTGSETLTGPSALTTIPPSGTQPGTVVIATPVSEGLVSFVTTTVPFTGTDVLTGPSTLTTILPTGTEPGTVVVVTPLSSASLEASFVTTTVAYTGSDVITEPTLIASIPPSGTQPGTLVFGTQASVAPASFVTTTVLYTGSDTITGPVPLTTIAPAGTNAGTVVIATPASDPGYVTSTVLYTGSDPISEPTVISTVPPVGTTPGTLIVATPASVEAASYVTTTVPYSGSETITGAIAISTVAPVGSTPGTIIVATPVSVEAASYVTTTVLYSGSDTITGVVAISTVAPVGTTPGTIILATPASVEPASYVTATVPYSGSDTITGAVAISTVAPVGTTPGTIILATPASVEAASYVTTTVPYSGSDTITGAIAISTVAPVGTVPGTVIFATPVSISSSSLSESYVTTTVLYSGTDTITGATTVSTVAPVGSAPGTYIVATPASVAAASYVTTTIPYTGSEPITGATTLTTIPPSGSIDGTVIVATPGSSSSSSSSSSSSSDVSPSYVTTTVLYSGTDSITGPVPVSTVPPSGTVAGTIVFAIPASSSEEPPVSYVTTTVPYTGSDTITGPTVLSTVSPSGGNAGTVIVATPVSSSSTSEPFTSFVTTTVFYQGTEPITGPVPISTIPPAGTTPGTLVIAIPSSQSSSTTVSEASTSSSEPVQSSSDSSTSSSSSSSSSLEPSTSTSESTTSTASSESTTLGAPTSSSESTTSTSEFESSTTSQSATSSTSSITSDSSTSPSESESATSSSSSSVATTSSSTTSEAVSSTSESNSSTSSSTTEVSTSSSDFPTSFVTTTVLYTESFITGPTPLTTVPPSGTFAGTVIIGTPPSVLAAYVTTTVLFTGSEVITEPTILTTVPPSGTVSGTVIIATPASVSATYVFTTVLYDGSVPITGPTALTTIAPSGTIAGTVIFGTPASAVTSYVTTTVPYTGTEQITGPIAIQTILPSGTNAGTVVVATPAPAVTSFVTTTILFQGPEEITGPTTLTTIPPSGTNAGTVIVATPVPPETSYVTTTVLYTGPQTLAGPTTLSSVPPRGTTPGTIIIGTPAPRFVTSEVLYSGTGVLTGPSTISTVPPSGTAAGTYIVATPAAVYVTLEQFYTGADGAVSTPTVVSTIPPSGTAPGTFIVVNPAVFVTSRVLYTGTDTAVTAPTAVSTILPSGSTPGTIIVASPGIYVTSSVIYTGTDPAFSARTTVSTILPSGSAPGTFVVVNPAVYVTSTVLYTGTDPAFTAPAPVSTIPPSGTAAGTIIVASPGVYVTSTVLYTGTNPAFTAPTPVSTILPSGTVAGTVIVASPASYVTSSVLYTGTDPAFTVPAPISTIPPSGTAAGTIIVASPGVYVTSTVLYTGTDPAFTAPAPVSTIRPSGTAAGTIIVASPASYVTSTVLYSGSATIFSPSVISTVPPVGTQPGTIIVATPAPRFVTSQVLYSGTETLTGATTISTVAPSGSAAGTYIVATPASYVTSTVLYSGSATIFSPSVISTIPPVGTQPGTIIVATPAPRYVTSQVLYTGSEALTGQTTLSTISPSGSVAGTYIVATPASYVTSEVLYTGTGTLSGPSPISTVQPVGTTPGTIIVATPAPRFVTSRVVYTGTEALTGETTLSTVAASGTTPGTYIVASPASIYVTSTVVYTGSDTISEPTVISTVPPVGTRPGTIILAARYVTSLVDYQGTVPITGPTAISTVGPSGTAPGTFIIATQAAIFVTSSVQYSGSGTISGPSAISTIPPVGTRAGTIIVATPPPEPSYITTTIFLTASDAPETTTVASIPPSGTNPGTIVVGRRAVFVTVVGPYTGTATWHGVRADTDDDGGEVDNGYVQFILDRDFHQHYYLITVEYCVEYCILDKFELVFFQFLIIAFELGFIYKLKLVLKLACWHCHQHTADDVHRFHALYTDEVHFLIHVVYFSCYFLLLLDLVVVLVFVSVVVVVVLSFHLSFFIQHFISNFYNKYYHVVVELFLFILKLFIFIFNLSFFVVEQFIHYLLFSDYNHHHNLTVQLFVQLFIQPLFNFFFDFFVKDQHSSSSSSSSSSSTRIVASATRGPAFSCPTTGFLIQTRTLFSLNLASGARTQIADNIGGDTNRNINAMGYNAREEYLYAVSQDSDDYKVIRILANGSTQDVAPIRKLTPNLFNSGDVDENGQYWISTGGLDWYQYNLNPGTAGYGTLVGSGTLAGTGGYTIGDWTVVPGAGGGDLWSLGVSGKSAFLLRWNKTTKLFTVVRELGNLTGASGTTVPFWGASYATNDGFLFAVENGSGQIWRISVAGTVPNLRLNDAPASSQNDGARCLDSGAIAV